CAGCCACCTTATCAAGGCATGTATCCAGATCCAGCATTAGTATTCAGATTTCCCACAAAGCAGTAGCACAAAAGAAATGAAATGACCAAACCTTATATGTCCTGTAAATGGGATGTTACATCATGGTAAGGACACTTGTAAACTTCTCCCTTGCAGTAACTGATTCTTTCAGGATTACTCAGTTAACTGTTAGCTCCACTTCAGATCCTAAATGCAACTGATCAGGGATATGGCGAACCATTCCAGCTCCGTAGTACATCAAGTCAAGCATTAGATAGATGGCATTGTCCTGGGGATTTGTCCGGTCTCCTGAAACAAACACTCCGACCCCTCTGTCCTCCCCTCCAACTTCGACAGATGACCAACCTGCCCCTTTTACAACACCTTTCTGCTTCATCAAATGGCGTTCCTGGGCTGCCTCACGCCACTGCCCTTTGCTGGCATAGAGGTTTGCCATTACCACATGTGCTCCTGAACCCCATGGCTCTGCCTGCAATACCCTCTCGGCAGCTTTCTTTCCAGTTTCCTCTGCACCTCGAGCTGCACATGCCCTAAGCAAAGATGTCCAAACCACACCATCTCTTTCATTGGCAGCAATTCTTCCAATCAACTCCTCAGCCTCATGTATTCTACCAGCTCTGCCCAACAAATCAACAACACAACCATAATGCTCCTTTGAAGGTTCAACTCCATACCTTTTGCTCATTGCATTGAGGTATTTCAATCCAAGCTCAACTCCCCTGCATGAAGAGGCAAGCAGTGGAGGTACACATGAATGTAACATGGTCTGGCTTTAGCCCGACACGGCACATTTCCTCAAACAGTTCAAGTGCCTCTTTGCTGTGACCATGCTCAGCATGCCCAACGATCATAGCAGTCCATGAGATCACATCATCGCTAGTGCGGTTGGAAAATACAAGATCAGCATCTGACATGCTACCACTCTTTCCATACATGTCAATGAGCGAACTCCTGACCATCGCATGGTGTTCAAGTCCAGCAGCCACAGCGAGTACGTGCAGCTGGCGTCCGGCATCCATTGCTGCAGCACTTGCACACACACTCAAGAGACTGGCAAGAGTAAACTCATTCGGCCGAGGGCAACTGCTATGATGCCTCATTTCTGAGAACAAGGCAAAAGCCTCCTCTGCAAAGCCTTCCTGTGCATATCCTGATATaattgcgctccaagagacaaCATCCTTGACAACACTCCCCCGGAACACATCATGAGCAGCTGAAAGACGGCCACAGCGCGCATAGAGTTTGGCAAGGGAATTCGCCACAGAGCGGGAATGAGATAGCCCTCTCTGTGCAGCTTGTGCATGTAACTGCTCTCCAAGACAGACACGTTCAATATTTGCACACGCAGCAATAACGGCAGAGAAAGTGTACTCATTGGGTGCCGCAGAATTTGATGACTCGTCGTGAAGCATTCTGACAAACGCCTCGATGGCTTCCTCTTCACGGCCGGTCTGGACGTAGGAGGCGATCAGTGTTGTCCACGCGGCAACGTCGCGCGAGCCCATGCGGCTGACCGCGGCTAGCGCGCGGTCCACGTCGCCGAATCGCGCGTACAGCGTAGCGAGCGTGTTGGCGACGTAGGGCGTGGCGTCGAGTCCGAGCTTGGCGCAGAGCGCGTGCACCTCGCGCCCGCGCGGCAGCAGCCCCGCGTCGGCGCACGCCGTGAGCGCGGCCGCGTAGGCGTGGGAGTCGCAGGCCACGCCGGAGGCCCGCATCTCGGCGAAGCGGCGGAGCGcgtcgtggcggcggccggcccgcgCCAGCGAGGCGACGAGCGTGGTCCACGAGACCACGTTCTTGCacggcatttcgtcgaacacctgGAGCGCCAGGTCGAGGCGGCCGCCCTTGGCGTACGCGTCCGCGAGCGCCGTGGAGACGAACACGGAGGAGACGGCCGATGAGCGGACGGCGAACGCGTGCAGCGCCGCGGCATGCCGGAGGATCCCGgcatcggcggccgcggccgcggaagCGCACGCCTTGAAGACGGGGCTGAGGACGAACGGGTCCGCTGCCGCGTGgggtggggaggaggcgcggaggCGGGAGAAGAGCTCCATCGCGCTGGGGAAGTCGGCAGCGGCCGCATAGCCCGCGAGGAGCGTGGCGTAGGCGACCTCGTCGCGGTGCGGCGTTGCGTCGAATAGGCACCTCGCGTCCGCGAGCTTGCCCGATCGGACCAGTTGCCTCAGCATTGGAAGCAGTGGCGGGCGGGAGTCGGTCCagaccctcctcctcccgccgccgttaCGTAGACCGGCCCTCCGCCGGAACCTGACGGTGCTCCGCTGCttcgtgctgctgctggtgctggggcGCATGTACGTACCGTCGCCGTCGAAGACGGTGTGCTTGATACAACTGCGGTCTGGGATTCGGGCCCGCGTTTGGAGTTTTGGGCTGGAAAGTATCATGCCGCGGCAATTAAGCCCATCGTTGGTTTGAATGCTTTACAGCCCACTGTCCGTGGAGACCGCCGGGTCAGCTGGTGGCCGGTGGTGTCGGGATGATGACACTGGAAGAGATCAGCGGCGTGTGTCGGGCAGCTGGAGCCGGGCTTGGTAGCACGACGACGGTGCCACGCAGGAAAGGTAGGGTACGCGCTGCGGCGTGTAGCGTCGGAGGTCCAACGCCGTACGTGACGCCGGTGCCACGCAACACAGAACAAAGACATAGGCGTCTAAGAAAAGGATATTTTGCCAAACTGTTTTTGTTTGTCAGCAATTATCATCACAGCAATATTTTCACGTTCTCTACACAAGAAGTCGTCACCTTTAGCACCACAGCACACGACCTATAATTCATTCGCCATCACCGGCGGCCTCTCGGGTACGGACGAACCTGCAGCTGCCGCGCGCTTCAACCTCCTCCTCTCTCGCTGGACCCTGCACCTCCTTCGGGCCTCCtcgcgagcgggcggaggcaggCCGTACAGGGGGCTAATCACCCGGAACGAGACGCAGTCTTCCACAGGCTCGAGCTCGAGCCGGaacgcgccgcgcgcggcgcggcgcgcctgGTACCTCTCGAGCGCGGCCCTGATGGTGGCGGCGTGCGCCCTGATGCTGGGCAGGTGCTGCTTGGTCGCGCCCCACTCGCGCATCTCGGGGACCTTGGAGCATGTCAGCGTGATGCGGCGCAGCTCCGTGCTGAGGACCAGCTCGCGGCCCAGCGGGGTGCACCTcaccgcggcgccggccgcgccgcggccGTGCAGCCTCGTGCCGAACTCGTCGCCGCGGCAGAACTTGAACCGCCTGCTCCGGAGCTTGAATATGAATACTACTGTCGTCATTGTAGAagcttgctgctgctgtcctGAAGACCTACCAAATTAATTAAAGCTCAATTGGTCGGCACACATGCACGAAGTCTCGTCGCAGAAGGGAAATACTTGCATGGAGTAGCTACTAGGGGACGAACTGAAACCGATGCATATGTCGATCAGATTGATAGGCTACTGAATCTAGTATCGTCCAGAAGGATAGGAGATTGATCGTGCTGCCTGATGCATACCTGCGGCAGGTGCTCATCGCCAAGCGACGCGATCGCGTACGTCCTAGTTGTGgcggcgatcgatcgatcgattttttttttctaacttgCCTTGTCAAGCCGGCGCTGATCGCCGAGGACCGCACGTCTGAAACGCACGAGGACTCAGTCAAGGACATACTAAGAACAGCACGTCAAGAAGGGGTCTAATCAGATATGGTTTCAGCAGCAGCAAGCTTCTACAATGACGACAGTAGTATTCATATTCAAGCTCCGGAGCAGGCGGTTCAAGTACTGCCGCTGCGACGAGTTCGGCACGAGGCTGCACGGGCGTGGAGCCAGCGGCTTGGTCAGGGTCACCCCGCTGGGCCGCGAGCTCATCCTCAGCAAGGAGCTGCGCCTCATCACGGAGACGTACTACAAGATCCCAGGGATGCACGGGTGGGACGCGTACAGGCAGCACCTTCCCAGCATCAGGGCGCACGTCGCCACCGTCAGCGCCGCGCTCGGGAGGTACCAGGCGCGCCGCGCCGAGCGCGGCGTGTTCCAGCTCGTGCCCGTGGTGAACTCCGTCCGGTTCCGGGTGCTCAGCCCCCTGCTGGACGCCCTGCCCCCGCCCGCTCGCGCGGAAGCCCTGAGGAGTGAGGAGGTGCAGGATCCGGTGGCAGAAGAGGAAAGCCGCAGCTGGTAGCCTGGTGGTAGCAAGGTTTGGTTTGGGTGGGGAAGGTGGCGACTACTTCAAGTGTTAATTTGACAAAGCACGTATATATGTTTTAAGTCGCACAAACTCAGTGCACACAATCTATTGTAAAAATCGAATTTCAATTCAGGCTCTAGTGGATTTTGAATACGATATAAGTAGATTCCTTTTCCTATTTGGATAAATATATGAAACTCGACCACAGGAATCAATCCAGAAAAGTTTGGGTGACAAAGCGCCGAATAATTCATCTGAATAATGTAACAACAGCTATGTACTATCAATAACTCCCTCGTTGAAAATACAAAGATAATCACACTCAATTTTGTAGCTAATACTATCATCAATTAGCAGGCACAGACTTTAGCAGATCACAAACATATATAGCATACGCCTCTGCCCTACTTTATCCCAAgtaaataatatatataaggAACACGGTAGGTAATGCTAGATAGATCATGTTGACAAATACTCCTAAACACTAAACAGAGCTAATTTTAAAGAGGGACACCAATGTATTACCATTGTCCACAACTATTAGCAAAGCTCCCGGTCGCCCAACAACAACCATAACCACCACAAGGTAGTTTTTACATTCCATGTGGGAGGAACCACAAAACTGCACAGACCAAGCAAGCTTATGAAACAGTCTTGGTAGGCCAAACATATATAGCACACGACTCGATCTCTACTACTTTTAACTGGAAAATGCAAATACTAGGATTTCTAGTTCATAGACACTTAATCTAACTAACTTGCAAAAAAGAGTTCGTAATAACTTAATAACTAGAACAAAGTCTCCACCGTACAGCAATCTCCACCACGCATAGAAGGCTGTTTTTACGGTCCTTGGAAGGTATAAAAAGTTACTGCAAAATTATACCAACAGGAAGGTCGTCACTCGTCACTAACATATTTAGCACCTTCTTTTACCTTCCAAGGACCGTAAAAATACCCGCCACGACCAGCACCTCATCATCTTTCCCAGAATTCAGAGACACAGCGAGAGGGTGGCGGCCCATCGCACCCGTGGCCACTGGCAGCATGCTGCTGTTGTCCACAAGGCCACAGCAGCTTATCCTGACGCTGAAAGGCTTCTGGATTGCTCCCACTACCCTGTGCGCCCACGCAGTCCTGAGGATCATAGTCACGTAACGCGTCGATAGCAAAGAGCTCAGCAGCAGTAAGACCCATATCACCATCGCTTCCGGAAGCAGCACTGTCACCCTCAACACTCCCCGTGAAGTGGTCAGACGAATAGTGACCTGTTTGTGGAAGCGGAGAGCTGTAGCACAGGTGCCCGTAAGGCGATTGGCCATAGTGTTGAGCATCTGTATGCTGAAGGTCTGGtgctgcaaaggcacctccaaTAATCTCCTGCTGGTAATTCTGAAGCTGACCTTGATTCCAGCTGCTGTTGTTCTGTGTAATGTTGCCCGGGAAATTCTGCAGCTCTGGGTAAAGATACTGATCGTGGTCTCCAAACATATCGTGATCATCTTGTTGATAGCATTGTTGATACTGAGCATGGCTGCCTGTAATAAACTCATTGTCGGCGAAACTCTGTGGCCGCTCCTCTTGCTCGCACAATGTCATAATGTTCTCGAGGTCGAGGTCGGACAGGGGCATGTCATCGTCGTACTGGAAGCTGTTCGCACGTCTGCCTTCTTCATGCATCGGGGCAGAAGCTCCGAGCATTCCATCTGTGGGTGATGTGTATCCCTGCAGCGGTGCGGCGAAAAGGAGCGGAGCACTTTGGTGCAACGCCTGGGAAGGAGCTTGCTGGGGCGGCGTCAATGGCGGCTTGACGGAGCTGACGGGTGCTACTTCCTGGTGCTGCTGTCCCTCATCATCTTGCACGGAAGCCTTATTCTTTCTCTTTGTAGCAGTTCTCCTTGTCCTGGATTTCTGTTTCAGTGGTGCCTCGATGGATCCTGTCTCTTTGTAGTTGCTGCAGCACCAATCCCTCTGGTTGAGTATCTGGCTTCGTTGTCCTCCTCTTCTTAGCCTTCCCCGGATCCCCGTTAGTGGCCTTAGTTCTCTTGCGGCTGCTGGTGCCCTCGCCGGCGTTGTCCACGGTGTCCGAGTGCTGCTTCCTTTGAATCGAGCACAGGGCATACTGCCCCATCTGCATGAATGTCATCGAAAACAATCAATATATACATACAAACATAGATTAAAGTGGGCAATTTAATCTTTAATTGCCAATCAGGTAAGCTACGAGACAGAACAGCAGAAGGGAATCGTGCCCATCACACCTACTATACGCTAAATTTTTTTAGACCAATCAGGTAAGCCACGGGGCTGACGCTGCAAGCTCCGAGATGGAAACGTGTCTTGGAAGTTGGAATTAAGAGTTGTTTTTTTAGAAACTAGTGTTTTTTTTAGAAGCGTTATTTATCCGAtagattttttttggcaaagatTATGTCTAATTTGTAATGTTttggttcaaaaaaaaatgttccagTAGTGAAGTCCTAGTTCCAAAAAAATATGGCAAACAGATCTTTGGCAAAATTTTGCCAGATTATGTCATGATTTAAGAAAAAATGTTCTAGGTggataaataaaatatttaagATTAATTGCAAATTTATCTCATTTTTCTATCATGGAAGGATGAATCTAAATGGATTTCAATCCAATGGTTAGAAAAATGACAAAGTTTGTGGTTGATAATAGaaagttgcattttttttttccaaaattgcTTTAGTCCTCTTTAATGCATAGCTCCTAATATTTGCCATCCGATCTCACTATTACTAATTTTAGACTCCCTTTGGAGCCTCCAGTTAATTCTCACAAGATGTcctgaaaaaaaagataaattttagaaattctcataaaaaattaaaacattcGGCCATCAATCCAGTAGTTCGAATCGTCATAGCAACTggatttattatattttctaaaaaattacacacctctgccattatgaaATTAGTCTGAGGTAACCCCTAAATGTATGTCTAAAGTAATCAACTCTACCATTATAAAATATAAACCAAAGTAACCCCCAATAttttatctaaattacccacatatgccgctataaaaaataacttaacctctaaatttgcatatatatatatatatatatatatatatatatatattagtatACTACCATGCCTGCTATATCAATAAACAAATAGCCTCTAGTATCTTTAAATATGAATCTAAATTACACACATGTCattaaaaaaatccaaaaatacACCAATATATGTTACAAAATTACTAACCTTTATCGTTGTTAATATAAAACCTACTAACTCAAGCTATACAAGCTTGATGTGTGCCACCATGTAGACTATGTATATATGTAGGGATGAAGTGATGAGAATAATAATTTCCATATTAAACACATAGCTCAAAGGTTTCAATTGAACACGTATCAAACATATACGGAGGtgcaatgcaaagtgaaaaaactATGAATATGGATAAAaaatgtatagagtaattactaactaataAAGCTATCGTAGCTGACTAAAGATAAGTACATGTGTATCTATGAGTATTGTGTTATAATATTTAATATATTAGAGACAACATAAtgtaaataattttaattattaggtATGTGTGCTAATTatttatatgtaaattttgaATACCCCTGTCTCTCAAAATTATTAATCCGCGTGGGATCACGGATTGATGGAATAGTAAATTATAACATTTATTTATGTACTAacaatattttcatccatcgcAAACAAATAATGCTCACTCTGAAAAAGTGTGCGCGTGAGTGGCACACATATATGTATATGCGTGCGTACCTTGGCGTGGCCTTTCAAGATGTACTCGTGCATGCTCCACTTGCCATCCTCCTCGGCGTCGCTGGACTGGTAGATGAGCACCCTCTTGGTGCCCACGAtgaccttctcctcctcctcctcctcctcggcgggcTTCCCGCCGTCGTCCTGCTGCTTGGCTCTCGCCGCCGCGATGGGCGCCACGCTCCCCGTCGCCTTCCACGTCGCCTTGACGCCCGGCACCCTCACCTTCCGgttgggctcctcctccttgttcgacgacgacggctccctgaccgtgaagaagtaccaCTTGTTCTCCCCGTACCCCTTGTACGCCTCTACACGCATCGCATACGCACACGGGTCGGATCGGACCACAGCAATTAAGCAGATGCAACGCAACCGTGCATGTAGAGGCGTTTAATTAATTTGCTTACCGACGAGGCTGCCGGGCTGCCAGTCGAGGATGGCGACCTCGTTGACGACGGCGAGAGGCTGCTCCTGGCCCTCGATCTTGCTGCGGAGGTAGCTGAGGAGCTCCTGCTCGGTCGGCACGAAGTGGTAGCCAGGAGGGAACTGCAGCTGCGGGGCCAGCTCATGGTGCTGCTCCTCCTGCACGACAGCAGCCTCCATGGAAATCGGAAAGTAGATAGATCGGATAATAGGCCAAGAACGGAAAGATGTTAGGAGAGGGGGGGCCAAGAAAGGAAAGAGGTtaagagaagaggaagaaagagaggagaggggagagatATCGGTTTAAGCGGTCGCGTATATATTAGGGCAGGTAGTTAATCGTGGTTAAAGAAGAGTTGTAAGCGGACATATGTCCGTATTTCACGGGCACGGCCCACGGCCCACCTCAGGGGCGGACCCACGCGATTGGATATGGGCGTACCGTGTACACGTGTACACACCagataagttttttttaaaaatataaacgGAGTTTAGCACGTAAACATCCGAAAACAGATAGGCTAAGCTTTTTTTTAGCAATTAATGATTATCAGGCATATTACATCTAGATATGCAGTGTCGAGGTGGTAATATCAGAATGAAGGGCAAACAAGAACGGTGCTGTCCCCAACGCGGTGCATAAATAATCAAGGTATAAAGTGGTAAGATTAGCTACACTACCCTTCCTGAACCATAAGTAGTATAGAACCAAAGAAACCTAATATGCCTGCGCAGCGCAGTAAACACCTGTCTATATATGTCAATGTGTCATGTGATTTCAATCCTATAACTTGCTTCCTATCAACATAGCTTAGAACATTCCTGTGACTTAACACAAATCTACTGCCTTATAACTTTGCTTCTATTCCTTCTCTTCAGCATAAACAATAACACAAATCTACTGCCTTGTCACTTTGcttcctttccttctcttcaGCATAAGCAATAATAATATATCCTACAAGACCTCCTGTGCAAAATGTAACTGCCGTAAATATTAACACGGATGTGTGCACTGCAAGAACCTCCGCAGCGAAACTGTTCGCAACATTGCAGCACCAGTTCACATCTTCACTCCCCTGGAGATCAAGATGTCCCCGTACGGTTCCAGCTGAGTAACCTTGATGTAATCAAAAGTTGCCAAAACTGCAGAACAAACATTGAGTGAGTGCTATGATAAACTTCCGATTAGCCATTCCTCTAGTGTAAAACATTTCAAGCAAACTCAGTGAGCACAAGTTATCTGGCCGGCATAGTGTAGGATAGTGTGAAACTTGTCAGAACTATTACTTGCCAAAATTATTAGAAAACTGTGTGGAGCCATAAAGTTATAGGTTCAAAGAAAGGGTGCCGAATTTTGTGGCAATATCAGCTGAGTAACCTTGATGTAACGCATGCTTGCATAGCGTCCAAAGTGTAAAGCCGAACTAATTACAGAAACATCGAATAGGCATTAAGCCAACAATGCTAGCATAACTTTTAAAAATCATGTCAGTGCAACCACTATTTACTCGATCAACCACACTATATGTTTTCTGGTATAAGCAAAATAGAGGAATAAATACCAGTCATTTGATAGAATAGTCGAGCTGCCCTGGCTGTGGTCATCCCTGAAGCTAGCAGATTCAGTGACTCAGATTGCGGTCCACCTGGGGTATCAAAATGTAGTTTGAGGTGCCTACATGAATATGGCTCTAGCATCAGATAATGTATGCGCATCTGTTGTACTTCACTTCAACAAACTTAAGTTACCCAGGCTACTTACGACTGGATTGATTCTGTGACCTTGTCGATAGGATCAGAGCGCTTCTCATATGGGGTTTGAGTTGGTTCGGTTTCTTCCAGAAGGTCTGAAACGAATGTTAACTGTTTAATTCTATGTTGGTTCAAACAGTTTCACATGCTCGAGAAAACAGTTTCACATGTTTATATATAACATAGCGAATAAAGGAAACAAACGCAACCAACCAGGAGTTGGCCCAAAATCTGAAAGCCTTCTCATCTTGAAGTCCCTCACTTCTTGCTCCAATGGAAAGTCTTCATCAACTGGATCAAGATTCCCCAAGCTTCTTCCAGAGGAATGTTGCCTCCTCTTGGACCTGCTCAAGAACCATGGCATGGCCACTATAAGAACCTAACCAAGACAACGAAGGACCTAAGGGAGCTAGATATTTTTCTATTTGCCTGACACTTCATCAAGAAGACTCTACACTTTAGTTTCTACACTTACAAGCATATACAAAAGGAGATTCTGTTGAGATCATGAAAGCATTCTTTAAATAGCCAAGTTCTTTCAGTACCAAAAGATCACATAACCATAGTTCAGAGTACTAATATAGGTGACATGCTATTACTATTAGTCAACAGTCACCTTCCACTTCCTGATGATGGCAATTGCACTTCTGGATCCAATGGTATAAACCCCTGTCCAGAGCCACCAGAGCTCGAACCAGACCTCCGACTTAACCCTGGCAAAGGATTTATGTCATTGACTGTCTATAAGCACGCACAACTTAAACTTATTCATTTCTCAACTTACCAGGACTTCCAGGAGTAACACTATGGTCACTATGCAGAGTATTGTAAGCTCTGTCATACTCCGCACTCACGTTTCCTCTGAGTTTTTCAATGCCATCTGTGAAGTCCATTGGGTGAGGTCCTGTTTCCATCTCATATTCTCCTTCAGTCTGCAAATTCAATCACTCATCAGGAAAAAAGCTAATAATAGTAATGATGATTGGCTCATAGGGAAAGGgtgttatttttttaagaaaataaagagTCTAGAATAACCTGAGGTGGAAATTCATGAGGTGTCGAGTTTCTAGGCTGTTTTTCTTGTGATGATGGTGGCTGCCCTGCTTTAAGAAAGTAATAAACAGTAAAGGTTTTTAAATAAGCATTTAGCATGTTAATAGTACAATTTCTTCAAGTGAGACAATTATAAATTATGAAGTGAGATCAGACCTGAAGATGAAGCTTTTGCACAGTTGACTGCAGTGCATTCCTTCCAGAGCTGCACAAGTGGCTTAGGATAATATAATTCTGAGGATGACTTGTCCAAGTAAGACATTAGAGCAACCGGGGGCATGTCCATGAGATCGCTTATCTTGGTTGATCGAATAAAATCAAAATTCTGCAAGTATGATAAACATCATTTTTCTTAATTAGAATGCACGGCACAGAAATTTCCAGGAAAACAGGTTAATCAAACAAACTTACGCTGTTAACTTTACGCCTTTTTGAGACAAGGCTAGATGCGTCCTTCAGCCATGTCTGATATATGTTTCCTGGGATCATCATCTGGTTATTGTCCATAATCACTTGGTCGAGTTTCCTACGTGCTTTCCGCTTTGATGCTTTAGGTGGTTGCTGTTGCTGTGCCAGGAAAAGTGCTAGCTCAGGTAAAAAAGAACAAACTAAACAATCAAACCCTTTTGCATCTATAGATTATACCCTAGATGTAATCAGGCTTCATGGATCATATTTACCTTCATCTTTTGTTCCTCTTGCTCCTCTAGTGAACCCCCTGCAAGAGAACTATCAGTAATTGAAACAAGATACTTCAAACATGGCATTAATACAACAACACATGTAGTCAAATTATGTTCAGCAGTCAAAGTATCAGGTAACTAGTCAACCAAAAACAAATCATGAAGGGAGAAACTAATGCATGCCAAAAAATGGGTAAGATATGCCATATAGCAGTTAGCAGACTCAGTAGTTGCAACCAAGAGTGCACTCCCTAGTCACTTAATCTGAAAGAGTTCTGCTGTAGCCATTTGAGTATGTACATAGGCAATGGGTGATAAAGC
This sequence is a window from Setaria italica strain Yugu1 chromosome III, Setaria_italica_v2.0, whole genome shotgun sequence. Protein-coding genes within it:
- the LOC101781326 gene encoding putative pentatricopeptide repeat-containing protein At3g47840, producing MRPSTSSSTKQRSTVRFRRRAGLRNGGGRRRVWTDSRPPLLPMLRQLVRSGKLADARCLFDATPHRDEVAYATLLAGYAAAADFPSAMELFSRLRASSPPHAAADPFVLSPVFKACASAAAAADAGILRHAAALHAFAVRSSAVSSVFVSTALADAYAKGGRLDLALQVFDEMPCKNVVSWTTLVASLARAGRRHDALRRFAEMRASGVACDSHAYAAALTACADAGLLPRGREVHALCAKLGLDATPYVANTLATLYARFGDVDRALAAVSRMGSRDVAAWTTLIASYVQTGREEEAIEAFVRMLHDESSNSAAPNEYTFSAVIAACANIERVCLGEQLHAQAAQRGLSHSRSVANSLAKLYARCGRLSAAHDVFRGSVVKDVVSWSAIISGYAQEGFAEEAFALFSEMRHHSSCPRPNEFTLASLLSVCASAAAMDAGRQLHVLAVAAGLEHHAMVRSSLIDMYGKSGSMSDADLVFSNRTSDDVISWTAMIVGHAEHGHSKEALELFEEMCRVGLKPDHVTFMCTSTACLFMQGS
- the LOC101781721 gene encoding NAC domain-containing protein 83 → MEAAVVQEEQHHELAPQLQFPPGYHFVPTEQELLSYLRSKIEGQEQPLAVVNEVAILDWQPGSLEEEPNRKVRVPGVKATWKATGSVAPIAAARAKQQDDGGKPAEEEEEEEKVIVGTKRVLIYQSSDAEEDGKWSMHEYILKGHAKMGQYALCSIQRKQHSDTVDNAGEGTSSRKRTKATNGDPGKAKKRRTTKPDTQPEGLVLQQLQRDRIHRGTTETEIQDKENCYKEKE
- the LOC101782117 gene encoding sister chromatid cohesion 1 protein 1: MALRLSGILMGGVVIVYERKVKLLYDDVSRLLIEINEAWRIKPATDPTILPKGKAQAKYEAVTLPEKIVNMEVEQPMIFSEADATRFRGMRLDDLDEQYVNVNLDDDDFSRAEHPHQAEAVNITLVDNFESGLAETDVFNRFERFDIADDETTVNITPDEHPQVPSTLVPSPPRHEDPPQQEEPYYAAPSPVQEEPQQGGSLEEQEEQKMKQQQPPKASKRKARRKLDQVIMDNNQMMIPGNIYQTWLKDASSLVSKRRKVNSNFDFIRSTKISDLMDMPPVALMSYLDKSSSELYYPKPLVQLWKECTAVNCAKASSSAGQPPSSQEKQPRNSTPHEFPPQTEGEYEMETGPHPMDFTDGIEKLRGNVSAEYDRAYNTLHSDHSVTPGSPGLSRRSGSSSGGSGQGFIPLDPEVQLPSSGSGRSKRRQHSSGRSLGNLDPVDEDFPLEQEVRDFKMRRLSDFGPTPDLLEETEPTQTPYEKRSDPIDKVTESIQSHLKLHFDTPGGPQSESLNLLASGMTTARAARLFYQMTVLATFDYIKVTQLEPYGDILISRGVKM